The following is a genomic window from Pseudomonas lurida.
ATGCGCCCGAAAGCCCCACACAATCTCGACCACGCGCTCGGCGATCACCAGGTAGACCAGGATCAACAATAACTGCAGCGCCAGGTGATAGCGCAGCTTGGCAAGCCGGCGGATTCCATCGCTGACATTCAAGAGCATCAGCAGCGTCGACAGGATGATCAGGCCCCAGCCGGCCACGCTGGAGGCAAACACCCCGATAAACAAGTCACGCTGGCCGAGCAACGTATTCGTCCCCGCCGCAAATAGCAGCGCACACACCAGCAGGTTTTTCACGTTGTCGAAAATCTGCGTGCTCAGATCGTTTTCCAACAACGCCATATACCGTTTCCATAACGTGCGCATGGCAAGTACCGGGTAGGGATCACTCGTCAATCAAAGTAGTCCAAATGCCCGTACACTGCACCGTTGCGCTTATTCCACGAGGACTTTTGCATGAAATTGATGATCGGCCTGGCCGCCCTGCTGTTGGTATCGGCTTGCACCACGAACACGCCCAGTACGCCCCCGGCCCAAGACGCCGCTGCGTCGACGTGCCTGGCAGGCGGCGGCACGATGAAGCAAGTCGGCAAGTTGCAGACCTGGAAGTGCATCACGCCATACAAGGACGCGGGCAAGGCGTGTACCGACTCGAGCCAGTGCGAGGGTGACTGCCAGACCAGCGTGACCACGCAAACAGGCGCCACACCCATCAGCGGCACCTGCCAGGTGGACAACAGCCACTTCGGCTGCTCGGCAACGGTGGAGAAAGGCAAGCTGGGTCGGGCGATCTGCGTGGACTAAAGGTCGGCACTTACCTATCTGGGCGTTAAATCCGCTGTCCTGATGCGGGGTCAGCGCTGAACCGGGATGCGAATGTCACCGCCGCGGCACTGGGTCTTCACGCTCTTGGGGCAACCGGCAAAGCGCAGTTCCTTGCTCAGGCACACCCGCACTTCGGACAGCACCTTGCCCTTGCAGATTACCGCCACGCTGTGGTCGCCCATGGCAGGGTTGCTCTGGCGGAACAGCCGTTCTATGTCCCGTGCCTCAAGGTAATTGGGCACATTGAATGGCTGCAGTTGCTGCGGGATTTGCACCGTGGCCAGCGCCGCATCGGTTGCTTGCAGGTAACGCGTGGCACCCAGGCCACTGCACGTACCGTGCTTGGCCCATTCATGCCTGAGCAATGCCTGTGTGGGAAACATTAGCGCGCCCTTGGCCATGTCGTCGGCCGACAGCCGCGATTGCGGGTCGCACGACGCTGGCCACCCACCCCGTGCGTACTGCGGCCAAAGCCCATGCAGCACGAACCCGTAGCCTTTGCCCGTGCACTGTTCGTTAGCCGGGTGCGTCATGCAGAACGTCGGTGACCACGACAACGACAGCACATAAAAGTCAAAATCCCCCGCCGGCCGCTGCTCCCGTGGTGCCGCGATTGCACTTGTGGCGACAGCCAGCCACAACATCATCCAGTACTTCATCCCTGTGTTCCCCAAGAAAAATGAACGGCCAGCCTATCGCGCCTACCCCGGGTGATGAGGGTTACGTTGTAGCACCTTGTCGAGGATCAGATCGGTCTTCAACGCTTCGATCGCCTGCGAGGGGTGTTCGGCTTCCCCGCGAATATGGGCATTCATCGCCAGCACGTGGTGCCACTGGATATGCGCGTGGCAAGGCACGTCCAGCACCTCGTCCACTTCACCCTCGAGGCGCAGCGGTTGGTCTTCAAACACCGCAAAGGTAATGCGCCCCTTGCTGCCGATCAGCTCGACCTTGTCTTCGCGACGGTCGGCGACAAAGTTCCAGCACCCCATGCCCAGTGCGCCGGACGCGAACGTCCAGCAGGCGGTCACTGCATCCTCGGCGGCGTAGCGCCCGGCCTGCCGTGCGGTAAAGCCCGAAACCTCGACGATATCCCCGGCCAGGTACTGGAACAGGTCGAACCCATGGCTTGCCAGGTCGGCAAAGTAACCACCACCGGCGATGAGCGGGTCGGTGCGCCAATTGGCGGCGCTGGCATCGTCGGCGCCGGGGGGCTTGCACAGGGTCCAGGTCAGGTGGCGCAATTGGCCAATGCGCCCGTCCAGCAGCCACTGGCGCACCTGCTGAAAACGCGGCAGCGAGCGGCGGTAATACGAGACAAACAGATGCAAACCGGCGCGTTCGAAGGTGCGTTGCATCAATGCGCTTTGCTCGGCATTCAACGCCATCGGCTTTTCCACACAGCAATGCTTGCCCGCGGCGGCCACCATCAGGCTGTATTCGAGGTGGCTGTCGGGTGGGGTGGCGATGTACACCGCGTCCACTTCGGGATCGTCGATCAGGGCCTGGGCGTCGGTATAGAAGCGCGCAATGCCATGGCGTGTCGCATAATCGCGCACCGCTTCTTCACGGCGCCCCATTACCGCCACCAGCGCCGAACCTGGCGCTTTGTAGAAAGCGGGTCCACTCTTTAACTCAGTGACACTGCCACAGCCGATCATGCCCCAGCGTACGGTGCTCATCTGCTCTCCTCGTCCGTTTTGATCAATGGGGCAGTATCCACATCCCCACACGTCAGCGCCATAACCACTTAGCATGACAATTGCATTACACTTTTATGACATTCATCCCACTGCGGGGGCACAGACGATGAAAATAAGAGCCACGGTCATTTGCGAACACGAGGGGCATATCCTCTTCGTGCGCAAGGCCAGATCGAAATGGGCGTTGCCGGGGGGCAAGGTCGAACGCAACGAGCGCCCGGTCGGTGCAGCGGAACGCGAGCTGGAAGAAGAAACCGGCTTGAACGTGGATGGCTTGCTGTACTTGCAGGAACTGAAGGCTCGCGACACCGTTCACCACGTGTTCGAAGCGTCAGTGGTGAACATTGCCGATGCAAAACCGTGCAATGAAATAATCGATTGCCAGTGGCACCCTTATGGCGCCATGGATGAACTGGACACTACCGACGCCACCCGACACATCGTCAAATCCTTCCTACGTCGCCTGTAGCTCGGCACCCTGCCCGCTGGCCACCAGGCCTCGCCTCACCAAGCCATTCTCTTTCTGCCGTTCGACAAAGGATCTGACGAACGCGGCAGCGGCTGTCGTGGCCGGGCCTAAGCGCCTGGCTGCAGTAACAACGCCACCAACGCGCTCCATCCCGTCTGATGGGACGCGCCCAGTCCGCGCCCGGTTTCCCCGTGGAAGTACTCGTGGAACAGCACCAGGTCGCGGCTGGACGGGTCCGCCTCCAGCTGTGCGTACCCCGCCATCGACGGCCGTGAGCCGTTCTCATCGCGCAGGAACAACCGCGTCAGGCGCTGGCTGAGGCTGTCGGCGACTTCCGCCAGGGAGGACAAGTAACCACTGCCGGTCGGGTACTCCACCGAGAAGTTGTCCGCGTAGTAGCGGTGAAATTCCCGTAACGACTCGATCAGCATGTAGTTGACCGGCATCCACAATGGCCCGCGCCAATTGGAGTTACCGCCATACAGCCGCGAATCGGACTCGCCGGGCTGGTAGCGTGCACTGAGGGTGTTGCCGTTCATCTTCAATGCAAGCGGCTGCTCGGCGAACGCCTTGGACAAGGAGCGCACGCCAAACGTCGAGAGGAACTCATGGTCATCGAGCATGCGCCGCAGCAGGTCCTTGGTGCGTTCACCGCGCAGCAGCGCCAGCAACAGGCGGTTGCCCTGCCCTGGCTCATTCCAGCGCGAGACCAGTTTGGCCAGGTCGGGCCGGTGCTTCATGAACCCCAGCAAGCGCTCGCGCAAACCTTCCAGGCCTTCATGCTCACGTTGCTCCAGCACCAGCACGGCAAACAGCGGCATCAACCCCACGATCGAACGCAGGCGCACCGGCTCGTTCTCGCCGTCAGGTCGGTGCAGCACATCGTAGAAGAACAGGTCCTGCTCATCCCACAGGCCTTCGGCACTGTCGTCGACGCGGTTGATGGCGCCGGCGATATACAGGAAATGCTCGAAGAACTTCACGGCGATGTCGACATACACCCCGTTGCGTTTAGCCAGCTCCAGGCCGATACGCATCAAGTCCAGCGCATAGGCGGCCACCCATGCCGTACCGTCGGCCTGGTCCAGCTGGTAACCCGGCGGCAGCCCGGCCGAGCGGTCGAACAACGCGATATTGTCCAACCCCAGGAAACCACCCTGGAACAGGTTGCGCCCCTCAGCGTCCTTGCGGTTGACCCACCAGGAAAAATTCAGCAGCAGCTTGTGGAATATCCGCTCGAGGAAATCCATATCGCCTACGCCGTTCAACGCCTTGTCCTGCTGGTACACCCGCCAGCTGGCCCAGGCATGTACCGGCGGGTTGGCGTCGTCGAAGCGCCATTCATAGGCCGGCAACTGCCCATTGGGGTGCATGAAGCGGTCTTTCACCAACAGCAGCAGTTGCTGCTTGGCATACCCCGGGTCGATCAGCGCCATGGCCACCGCCTGGAAGCCCTGGTCCCACGACGCATACCACGGGTATTCCCAGGTGTCGGGCATGGAGAGGATGTCGAAATTCGACAGGTGCCGCCAATGGGTATTGCGGATATGCAGGCGCTCGATCGGCGGTGCGGGTTGCGCCGGGTCGCCGTCGAGCCATTGGTTGACGTCGAAATAGTAAAGCTGCTTGGACCACAGCAACCCGGCCAATGCCTGGCGTTGCACGTTGCGCGCATCCTCGTCGGTGATGCGCTGCTGCAAGGCGTCATAGAACGCGTCGGCCTCCTGGCGCCGTTGCTCGAACAGCTTGCGGGCGTTGACGTGCGGTGCGTCAACGGGTGCAAAGCGCAGGTAGAGGGTTTTGCTTTCCTGGCCTCCCAGTTCGAGGATGAAACGCGCCGCCACTTTGGTGCCGCTGTCGCGGCGAATCGCCGATTGGACACCCGCGACCACGTAATCATTGATCCCGTCCTTGAACGGCCCCGGCGCAGGCTGCCCATCCAGCCGGGTAACGTTGGTCTCGTTCTCGCAGAACAACCAGTCCACCCCGTCCTGGCCCCAGGCGCCAAGATGCCGATCGGGCAGCTCAGGGTGGCACGCCAGCACCTGCTCCCCGTCCATCTTCAACTGCGGCTTGTGCGCGTCAAAGGTCCAGCTCCAGTCATTGCGCGCCCACAGCTGGGGCATCACCTGCAAGCGCGTCGGCTGGTCCGAACGGTTATGCAGCGTGATACGCATGAAAATGTCGTCGGGTTGGTGCTTGGCGTATTCGACGCTGACATCGCAGTAACGGTTGTCTTCAAATACGCCGGTGTCGAGGATCTCGTACTCGGCATCCTCCAGGCCACGGCGGGCGTTTTCGCTGATCAAGTCGTCATAGGGAAAGGCGGCATGCGGGTATTTGTAGAGCATGCGCATATAGGCATGGCTCGGTACGCCGTCGACGAAAAAGTACAGTTCCTTGACGTCTTCACCGTGGTTGCCCTCGGCGTTATTGAGGCCGAACAAGCGCTCCTTGATGATCGCATCGCGCTCGTTCCACAGGGCCAGGCCCAGGCACCAGCGTTGCGCCTTGTCGCTGAAACCGGCCAGGCCATCCTCGCCCCAACGGTAGGCGCGGCTGCGGGCATGTTCATGGGGGAAGTAAGTCCAGGCATCGCCATCGGCGCTGTAGTCTTCGCGCACCGTGCCCCACTGGCGTTCGCTTAAATAGGGGCCCCACTCGCGCCATCGCTCGGCCTCCTGCGTCGCCAGGCGTTGGCCTTCGGTTGTAGCCAGTATTCGGGTGTCGGGGGTGGCCGTCATTGGGTCCTCCATCGCCTACCAAGTGAGAGGCAGTGTAGAGCCCAATGACGTCCGGGTGCACATGAAGACTTAGAAGATCGCGTAGGTGTAGTTGAAGATCAGGCGCGTTTGGTCCTGGTCGGCGGTGCCGGTGTTTTTACCGTGATAGGTACCGGTCCGCAACGTGGTTCCGAAACCTTTCAGAGGCCCTGCCTGCACCACGTAGTCCAGGCGGAAGTCAGCTTCGTTTTCCTTCTGGTCAGGACCGCCGGCGACCTTCGACTTGATGTCCGAGCCGTCCAGATAAGCCACGGACGCCTTCAAGCCAGGCACATAGGCCTTGAAGTCATACGAGTACTGGCCAAAGTTGACCTGCTCGCCCGCGCGGGAGAACTGGCCGACCACGGCGTCGGTAAACAGGTAGAAGTCGCTGCCGCCGGCACCTTGTGCGTGCGGGTCGGCCAGGCTGCCCTGGTTGACCCACACAAACCCGCCATCATCACCGACGCCAATGTGGCCGAGCATCAGGCTGCTGCCACCCAACTGGTAGGTGAAGGCCGCACTGTAGGTTTTGTTATCCACTTCGTTGGCGTGCTTGGCGTAGCCGCCGTTGTTGTTGAACTGGTAGCCGCTCTCGCCGTTCTTGCCGTCGCTGGTGCTGTCGAAGTAGCGCAGGTCAGTCTTGAACGACTGGTCGTTGCCCAGCGGCAGTACGTGGACCAGGCCGACGTAGTTCTGTTTGTAGAAGTCCTGCAGTTGCGCGTAGTAGTACTGCAACGTCAGGTTTTTCGCGACCACGTTGTCGGAAGAGCCAAACGGTTTGTAGTCCACCCCACCGAACTTGAAGCTGTCGCTGTCGCGGGTACCGCCTGCCACACTCAAGCCTGTGGCGTTGCTCGAGGCCCGACCTTCGGCGCGGTTCAGCTCACCACCGGTGAAGGTGACATTGGGAATGTCGTTGGAGGTGAGGATGCCGCCGTCAAAGGTCTGCGGTGCCACGCGGCTGTCGTTGGAGACCAGGATCGGCAACACCGGCGCCAGGCCACCACCGACGTGCAACTCGGTCTGGGAAATGCGGAACTTCACATTGCCCGCCGCGCGACCGAAGGAATCGGCAGGCTCGGTGCCGTTGTTCTTGGTCGGGAAGAAGCTGTTGCCGTTACCCGACAGGCCTGCGCCAGCAGTGTGGCCATCGCCGCCGTCCAGGCGCAGCGCGCCGAAGGCCATGACATCAAAACCGAGCCCAACGGTGCCTTGGGTGAAACCGGATTTATAGTCAAAACGCAGCGCGGTGGCGGCTTCGCGCAGGTCGTTGTTAGTTCCCGAGCGGTTATCCGCGCTGTAGTACATGGTCCGCGAACTGACGGACGCATGGCTGTCCTCAAGGAAACCGCTGTGACCATTGCCCGTGCCCAGGGAACCGAGCCCGAAATCATCAGCGTAGGCGTGTTGTGCAAGAACGGCGGCGGTGATCGACAACGCCAGTGTAGAAATTTTCATTAATGACGGCCCCTAAACATTTTTTTATGTGCGTGGTGTGCATAACGGCGTTTTCATCCTTGCAAACGTGACGATTCTTTCATGCCGACCGGGGCGGACTCCGTGAAGAATTAGTTAGAAAACCTGCCGAAAAATGAAATTTCTCGCCTTTTGATTTTTGTCATATTCACGTCATTTCATTCATTTGCAGAATGAAGTCCTGAAGAATCTTCGTTTGCCAGCCGGCCTGCAGCTCAACAGAATCCAGGCAAAGGCCACTTCCATCGCCATTGCCATCAGGAATTTTTCTATGCCCAACACCGCACATGTCAGCCCCGACGAGATCCGCAAGGGCTTTTCCAAGGCCATGTCCGACATGTACCGAGATGAAGTTCCCCTGTATGGCGCGCTGATGGAGCTGGTGGCCGAGACCAATGCCCACGTACTCGACACCCAACCGCGCCTGGCGCGACAGCTGCAACGGACCGGCGAAATCGAGCGCCTGGACATGGAGCGCCATGGTGCGATACGCCTGGGCACCGCCACGGAGCTGGCGACCATCCGCCGCCTGTTCGCGGTGATGGGCATGCAGCCGGTGGGCTATTACGACTTGACCCCGGCCGGTGTGCCCGTGCACTCCACCGCCTTTCGCGCCGTGCACGAACAGGCGCTGCAAACCAGCCCGTTCCGGGTGTTTACTTCGTTATTGCGCCTGGAGCTGATCGAGAACCCTGACCTGCGTACCTTTGCCGAATCCGCCCTGGCCAAGCGCTCGATCTTTACCCCTGGCGCCCTCGCACTGATCGAACAATCAGAACAGGACGGCGGCCTCGACGCTGGCGATGCCGATGAATTTATCCGCCAGGCCCTGGAAACCTTCCGCTGGCACCACACTGCCACCGTCACCGGCGCGCAGTACCAACAGCTGAGCGACCAGCATCGCCTGATCGCCGATGTCGTCGCGTTCAGGGGCCCGCATATCAACCACCTGACCCCGCGCACGCTGGACATCGACCAAGTCCAGGCCGCCATGCCCGGCAAAGGCATCACCCCCAAGGCGGTGATCGAAGGTCCACCCCGCCGCCACTGCCCTATCCTGCTGCGCCAGACCAGCTTCAAGGCCCTCGACGAGCCCATCGCCTTCACCGATGCCCAGGGCAGCCACAGCGCGCGCTTTGGCGAAATCGAACAGCGCGGCGTGGCGCTAACGCCCAAAGGCCGCGCCCTGTACGACCAGTTGCTGAACGCCGCGCGCGACGCGCTGGGCGCTTTCCCCAATGAGGGCAACGCCGCACGTTATGTCGAATTGATGGAGCAGCACTTCCAGGCCTTCCCGGACAGCCACGCACAAATGCGTGAACAGGGCCTGGCGTACTTCCGCTACTTCGCCACCGAACAAGGTTTGGCGGCGCGCGGCACTGCGGATCAACCGCGCACAGTGGAAGCATTGATCGCGGCGGGCCACATCGATGTGGAGCCCTTGGTGTATGAGGATTTTCTGCCGGTGAGTGCGGCGGGGATCTTCCAGTCGAACCTGGGGGACGCGGCGCAGAGTCACTACGCGGCGAATTCGAACCAGGCCGAATTCGAAAAGGCGCTGGGCCGTCAGACGATTGATGAATTGACGCTGTATGGCGAGACGCAGCAGCGCTCTATCGATGAATGCACCCGGACGCTGCTGGCATGAAATGAAGTGTCCTCCCGGCTCACCAGCGCAATCCTTGCGCCGCAACAGTCCCCAGAGCCGGGTGGACTGTCGGCATGATAGGCAGTGAGAAGAATCCTGTCTTTCAGACAATTCTGAACAAATATGTCCGCGTCCTGTAGGAACGCGGACGGTGGCTTACCCCAACTTCGCCACAATGTCGTCTTTGATCAACAGCCGCTTTTTCTTCAGCTTCTCCACATCCTCGTCGCTGGCGCTTGCCGATTCCGCCTTCAGCACCTCCTTGTCAGCGTCGTCATATTGAGTGAGCAGCGAGTCCAGGCGTTTGTCATTTGCCCTGCGTTCGTGAACGACTTCCTTGCTCAACCCCAAGTCCTGATACAGGTCGTGTTTCACTGGCATGGCGTACCTCCGCAAGTTGATCAATGGCTTACGCCCTAGAAGCTAGACCATTGCGAGGGGTCTTGTCATGTTCGGGGTCAATACAGCCCCGTTCGTCGCGGCGCAGGCGTTTGGATCAAACCTTTGCCGCGCCCTGCCCTCCACTCTAGATAGCCACCCGAGGGAGACCGGTTTCATGACTCATGCTGCCACCGCTGTCGACACCCAATGCATCAACACTATCCGCACCCTGGCCATGGACGCCGTGCAGAAGGCCAATTCCGGCCATCCGGGCACCCCCATGGGCCTGGCGCCGGTGGGCTATACCCTGTGGAGTCGCTTCCTGCGTTACCACCCGCAGCATCCGGACTGGCCTAACCGCGACCGCTTTGTGCTGTCGGTAGGGCATGCGTCGATGTTGCTGTATTCGCTCTTGCACCTGGCCGGCGTGGTAGAGATCGATGCCCACGGCAAGCGTTCCGGCCAGCCGGCGATCAGCCTGGATGACATCAAGCAGTTCCGGCAGGCTGACTCCAAGACCCCGGGCCATCCGGAGTACCGCATGACCACCGGGGTAGAAACCACCACCGGGCCACTGGGCCAGGGTTGCGCCAACAGCGTGGGCATGGCGATGGCCGAGCGCTGGTTGGCCGCGCGCTTCAACCGCAACGATAAGGTGCTGTTCGACTACAACGTCTACACCCTGTGCGGTGACGGCGACATGATGGAGGGCATCAGCGGCGAAGCGGCCTCGATGGCCGGGCATCTGAGGCTGGAAAACCTGTGCTGGATCTACGACAACAACACCATCAGCATCGAAGGCCACACCGAGCTGGCGTTCAGTGAGGACGTGATCAAGCGTTTCCAGGCCTATGGCTGGCATACCTTGCACGTGACCGACGCAAATGACTTGCAGGCGCTGAGCACAGCGCTGGAGACCTTCAAGACCAACACCGGTGCGCCAACCCTGATCGTGGTCGACAGCGTCATCGGCTATGGCTCGCCCCATAAGCACAACACCGCCGCTGCCCATGGCGAGCCGTTGGGCGATGAGGAAATTCGCCTGACCAAAGCCGCCTACGGCTGGCCGCAGGACTCCAGCTTCCTGGTGCCCGACGAAGCCCGCACAGTCTTGCGCGATGCGTTGCTGGAACGCAGCGAGCCGTTGTACGAGGCCTGGAACCACCACCTGTCGCAGCTTGAGCAATATGAGCCAGAACTGGCTGACGAACTGCGCCGCATGCGCGCCGGGGAAATGCCCGAGCATTGGCAAGACGACCTGCCGCATTTTGATACCGACCCCAAGGGCGTGGCCAGCCGCGCCGCGGGTGGCGAAGTGTTGAATGCGTTTGCCCAGCAAATTCCGTGGCTGCTGGGCGGTTCGGCGGACTTGTCTCCGTCGACCAAGACCAACCTCACCTTTGACGGCGCCGGACGCTTCAGTGCCGACGACTACAGCGGGCGCAACCTGCACTTCGGCATCCGTGAACACGCCATGGGTGCGATTGCCAACGGCATGGCGCTGTCCTACGTGCGGCCGTACACCTCAACCTTCCTGGTGTTCA
Proteins encoded in this region:
- a CDS encoding MGH1-like glycoside hydrolase domain-containing protein produces the protein MTATPDTRILATTEGQRLATQEAERWREWGPYLSERQWGTVREDYSADGDAWTYFPHEHARSRAYRWGEDGLAGFSDKAQRWCLGLALWNERDAIIKERLFGLNNAEGNHGEDVKELYFFVDGVPSHAYMRMLYKYPHAAFPYDDLISENARRGLEDAEYEILDTGVFEDNRYCDVSVEYAKHQPDDIFMRITLHNRSDQPTRLQVMPQLWARNDWSWTFDAHKPQLKMDGEQVLACHPELPDRHLGAWGQDGVDWLFCENETNVTRLDGQPAPGPFKDGINDYVVAGVQSAIRRDSGTKVAARFILELGGQESKTLYLRFAPVDAPHVNARKLFEQRRQEADAFYDALQQRITDEDARNVQRQALAGLLWSKQLYYFDVNQWLDGDPAQPAPPIERLHIRNTHWRHLSNFDILSMPDTWEYPWYASWDQGFQAVAMALIDPGYAKQQLLLLVKDRFMHPNGQLPAYEWRFDDANPPVHAWASWRVYQQDKALNGVGDMDFLERIFHKLLLNFSWWVNRKDAEGRNLFQGGFLGLDNIALFDRSAGLPPGYQLDQADGTAWVAAYALDLMRIGLELAKRNGVYVDIAVKFFEHFLYIAGAINRVDDSAEGLWDEQDLFFYDVLHRPDGENEPVRLRSIVGLMPLFAVLVLEQREHEGLEGLRERLLGFMKHRPDLAKLVSRWNEPGQGNRLLLALLRGERTKDLLRRMLDDHEFLSTFGVRSLSKAFAEQPLALKMNGNTLSARYQPGESDSRLYGGNSNWRGPLWMPVNYMLIESLREFHRYYADNFSVEYPTGSGYLSSLAEVADSLSQRLTRLFLRDENGSRPSMAGYAQLEADPSSRDLVLFHEYFHGETGRGLGASHQTGWSALVALLLQPGA
- a CDS encoding Gfo/Idh/MocA family protein; its protein translation is MSTVRWGMIGCGSVTELKSGPAFYKAPGSALVAVMGRREEAVRDYATRHGIARFYTDAQALIDDPEVDAVYIATPPDSHLEYSLMVAAAGKHCCVEKPMALNAEQSALMQRTFERAGLHLFVSYYRRSLPRFQQVRQWLLDGRIGQLRHLTWTLCKPPGADDASAANWRTDPLIAGGGYFADLASHGFDLFQYLAGDIVEVSGFTARQAGRYAAEDAVTACWTFASGALGMGCWNFVADRREDKVELIGSKGRITFAVFEDQPLRLEGEVDEVLDVPCHAHIQWHHVLAMNAHIRGEAEHPSQAIEALKTDLILDKVLQRNPHHPG
- a CDS encoding ribonuclease T2 family protein, whose translation is MKYWMMLWLAVATSAIAAPREQRPAGDFDFYVLSLSWSPTFCMTHPANEQCTGKGYGFVLHGLWPQYARGGWPASCDPQSRLSADDMAKGALMFPTQALLRHEWAKHGTCSGLGATRYLQATDAALATVQIPQQLQPFNVPNYLEARDIERLFRQSNPAMGDHSVAVICKGKVLSEVRVCLSKELRFAGCPKSVKTQCRGGDIRIPVQR
- the tkt gene encoding transketolase, which produces MTHAATAVDTQCINTIRTLAMDAVQKANSGHPGTPMGLAPVGYTLWSRFLRYHPQHPDWPNRDRFVLSVGHASMLLYSLLHLAGVVEIDAHGKRSGQPAISLDDIKQFRQADSKTPGHPEYRMTTGVETTTGPLGQGCANSVGMAMAERWLAARFNRNDKVLFDYNVYTLCGDGDMMEGISGEAASMAGHLRLENLCWIYDNNTISIEGHTELAFSEDVIKRFQAYGWHTLHVTDANDLQALSTALETFKTNTGAPTLIVVDSVIGYGSPHKHNTAAAHGEPLGDEEIRLTKAAYGWPQDSSFLVPDEARTVLRDALLERSEPLYEAWNHHLSQLEQYEPELADELRRMRAGEMPEHWQDDLPHFDTDPKGVASRAAGGEVLNAFAQQIPWLLGGSADLSPSTKTNLTFDGAGRFSADDYSGRNLHFGIREHAMGAIANGMALSYVRPYTSTFLVFSDYMKPPIRLAAIMELPVVFVFTHDSIGVGEDGPTHQPIEHLTQLRATPGLLTLRPGDANETLALWKVALAQTHRPSCMVLSRQPLPTLDRTKYAAASGAAKGAYVLAGAEHPEVLLLATGSEVSLAVAAYEQLKNEGIAARVVSMPSWELFEDQDQTYRDSVLPPAVKARVVVEQAGPLGWDRYVGHTGAKVVMNSFGASAPLAKLQEKFGFTVEHVVKQAKAQIQLIQR
- a CDS encoding 2-oxoadipate dioxygenase/decarboxylase HglS produces the protein MPNTAHVSPDEIRKGFSKAMSDMYRDEVPLYGALMELVAETNAHVLDTQPRLARQLQRTGEIERLDMERHGAIRLGTATELATIRRLFAVMGMQPVGYYDLTPAGVPVHSTAFRAVHEQALQTSPFRVFTSLLRLELIENPDLRTFAESALAKRSIFTPGALALIEQSEQDGGLDAGDADEFIRQALETFRWHHTATVTGAQYQQLSDQHRLIADVVAFRGPHINHLTPRTLDIDQVQAAMPGKGITPKAVIEGPPRRHCPILLRQTSFKALDEPIAFTDAQGSHSARFGEIEQRGVALTPKGRALYDQLLNAARDALGAFPNEGNAARYVELMEQHFQAFPDSHAQMREQGLAYFRYFATEQGLAARGTADQPRTVEALIAAGHIDVEPLVYEDFLPVSAAGIFQSNLGDAAQSHYAANSNQAEFEKALGRQTIDELTLYGETQQRSIDECTRTLLA
- a CDS encoding OprD family outer membrane porin, with translation MKISTLALSITAAVLAQHAYADDFGLGSLGTGNGHSGFLEDSHASVSSRTMYYSADNRSGTNNDLREAATALRFDYKSGFTQGTVGLGFDVMAFGALRLDGGDGHTAGAGLSGNGNSFFPTKNNGTEPADSFGRAAGNVKFRISQTELHVGGGLAPVLPILVSNDSRVAPQTFDGGILTSNDIPNVTFTGGELNRAEGRASSNATGLSVAGGTRDSDSFKFGGVDYKPFGSSDNVVAKNLTLQYYYAQLQDFYKQNYVGLVHVLPLGNDQSFKTDLRYFDSTSDGKNGESGYQFNNNGGYAKHANEVDNKTYSAAFTYQLGGSSLMLGHIGVGDDGGFVWVNQGSLADPHAQGAGGSDFYLFTDAVVGQFSRAGEQVNFGQYSYDFKAYVPGLKASVAYLDGSDIKSKVAGGPDQKENEADFRLDYVVQAGPLKGFGTTLRTGTYHGKNTGTADQDQTRLIFNYTYAIF
- a CDS encoding DUF465 domain-containing protein, whose translation is MPVKHDLYQDLGLSKEVVHERRANDKRLDSLLTQYDDADKEVLKAESASASDEDVEKLKKKRLLIKDDIVAKLG
- a CDS encoding NUDIX hydrolase, whose product is MKIRATVICEHEGHILFVRKARSKWALPGGKVERNERPVGAAERELEEETGLNVDGLLYLQELKARDTVHHVFEASVVNIADAKPCNEIIDCQWHPYGAMDELDTTDATRHIVKSFLRRL